One Littorina saxatilis isolate snail1 linkage group LG12, US_GU_Lsax_2.0, whole genome shotgun sequence genomic region harbors:
- the LOC138981138 gene encoding piggyBac transposable element-derived protein 4-like, translating into MPRDRFLALFTFWHLNDNEEAPLPGSPDYDKLYKIQPFFSHLQERFSSVYYPEENMAVDESVMPWRGRVAWRQFIANKPCRYGMKLYFLCESSSGYIVKMKMYTGKDGNKREVDHGPNVVKALTEDYRNKGHTIFTDSFFTSSDLVTYMQENGTSYVGTVLKHRRGNPTDISSKDMKVAKGKTVVRQKNNVVAVRYNDRKDFMLLSSKFTAEPVDTGKTVRLTREQRQRGEEARNAVKPMLVHEYNKSMNGVDHFDQHLSYYSFNRKTVKWWKRAATHLLHMAVVQAMILFNKYEDKPKPQADFVLDLVMQLTNCGVVERQDPADPHAERQDGEILAGDDEGQGNDEAAAGEVEAAAGGVEAEEPPQKRMRVKPMDFERLSHADNPHRLVPNPPTAKRMRAVRNCECCTIASGKKQTYIRRVQTSYMCKACKVPLCPDPCFSIYHSTKDYKREMRRYYSIIGEEE; encoded by the coding sequence ATGCCACGTGACAGATTCCTCGCCCTCTTCACTTTCTGGCATCTCAATGACAATGAGGAAGCACCCCTGCCAGGCAGTCCAGACTATGACAAGCTCTACAAGATTCAACCATTCTTCAGTCACCTGCAGGAAAGGTTTTCTTCTGTGTATTACCCGGAAGAAAACATGGCTGTGGATGAGTCCGTTATGCCATGGCGTGGACGTGTGGCCTGGAGACAGTTTATTGCCAACAAACCATGCCGCTACGGAATGAAGCTGTACTTCCTCTGTGAAAGCTCAAGTGGCTACATcgtgaaaatgaaaatgtacaCAGGAAAAGATGGCAACAAAAGAGAAGTGGATCATGGCCCAAATGTGGTCAAAGCTCTAACAGAAGATTACCGCAACAAAGGTCACACTATCTTCACCGACTCATTCTTCACCTCATCCGACCTTGTGACTTACATGCAGGAGAACGGCACTTCTTACGTTGGCACTGTCCTAAAACATCGAAGAGGAAATCCTACCGACATTTCAAGCAAGGATATGAAAGTGGCGAAGGGAAAGACCGTTGTTCGGCAAAAAAACAATGTCGTTGCTGTTCGATACAATGATCGAAAAGATTTCATGTTGCTGAGCTCAAAGTTCACGGCGGAGCCTGTGGACACTGGCAAGACTGTACGACTGACAAGGGAGCAGCGCCAGAGAGGAGAAGAAGCCAGGAATGCGGTGAAGCCGATGCTTGTACACGAGTACAACAAAAGCATGAATGGCGTTGATCACTTCGACCAGCACCTCAGCTACTATTCTTTCAACAGAAAGACTGTGAAGTGGTGGAAGAGAGCGGCCACTCACTTACTCCACATGGCCGTGGTCCAAGCCATgattctgttcaacaaatatgAGGATAAACCCAAACCCCAGGCAGATTTTGTCCTTGACCTCGTCATGCAGCTGACAAACTGTGGAGTAGTGGAGCGACAAGATCCCGCTGACCCACACGCGGAGCGACAGGATGGAGAGATCTTGGCTGGTGACGATGAAGGACAAGGTAATGATGAAGCAGCAGCAGGAGAGGTTGAAGCAGCAGCAGGAGGGGTTGAAGCTGAAGAACCACCACAGAAAAGGATGCGGGTCAAGCCAATGGACTTCGAGCGACTCAGCCATGCTGACAACCCTCACAGACTAGTCCCTAACCCACCCACCGCAAAGCGCATGCGGGCGGTCAGAAACTGCGAGTGCTGCACCATTGCTTCTGGAAAAAAACAGACCTACATCAGGAGAGTGCAGACCTCCTACATGTGCAAGGCCTGCAAAGTCCCTCTGTGTCCAGACCCATGCTTCAGCATCTACCACTCAACGAAGGACTATAAGCGCGAAATGAGACGCTATTATAGCATCATTGGCGAAGAAGAGTAA